A single genomic interval of Gemmatimonas sp. UBA7669 harbors:
- a CDS encoding 4-hydroxy-3-methylbut-2-enyl diphosphate reductase, producing MASTPSSADPTYVRKGFGLKAEVQDTLAADYNGRLVDLLRERDYHLEVGDTTIRLAREFGFCYGVERAVDYAYQTRRKFPDRRIFLAGEIIHNPHVNEKLREMGVEFLSASGKGFDYSPVAAQDVVILPAFGVTIQDFQTLRELGCVVVDTTCGSVLNVWKRVEAYARDGYTSLIHGKYYHEETRATASQVEKYPGGQYLVVRDMDEAELVMDYIEARAGLPTTRAPLSRAAFLEKFAVAASDGFDPDVHLARIGVANQTTMLARESLAIGAAVGEAMVRAYGPAHREAHFRTFDTICSATQDRQDAVKELLQEPIDLMVVVGGYNSSNTISLAALCAEQVPTYHIADPDDIDVGGNAVRYRRIDKHHHEDTMSPWLPTSGPLRVGITAGASTPNNKIEQAVARVFLLRGVNPAAIA from the coding sequence ATGGCTTCCACTCCATCCTCCGCCGACCCGACGTACGTTCGCAAGGGCTTCGGGCTCAAGGCCGAAGTACAGGACACCCTGGCCGCCGATTACAACGGCCGGCTGGTGGATCTGCTGCGCGAGCGCGACTACCACCTCGAGGTGGGCGACACCACCATCCGGCTGGCCCGGGAGTTCGGGTTCTGCTACGGCGTGGAGCGTGCGGTGGACTACGCCTATCAAACCCGCCGCAAGTTTCCCGATCGTCGCATTTTTCTCGCGGGTGAGATCATCCACAACCCACACGTGAACGAGAAGCTGCGCGAGATGGGGGTGGAGTTTCTCTCGGCGAGTGGCAAGGGCTTCGACTATTCGCCGGTTGCCGCACAGGATGTGGTCATTCTGCCGGCGTTCGGCGTGACCATTCAGGACTTCCAGACGTTGCGGGAGTTGGGCTGTGTGGTGGTCGACACCACCTGCGGCTCGGTGCTGAACGTGTGGAAGCGTGTGGAGGCGTATGCGCGCGACGGCTACACCTCGCTCATTCACGGCAAGTACTACCACGAAGAGACGCGCGCCACCGCCTCACAGGTGGAGAAGTACCCCGGCGGCCAATACCTCGTGGTGCGGGACATGGACGAGGCGGAGCTGGTGATGGACTACATCGAAGCGCGCGCCGGCCTGCCGACGACACGCGCGCCCCTCTCGCGTGCCGCGTTCCTCGAGAAGTTTGCCGTGGCCGCCAGCGATGGTTTTGACCCGGATGTGCATCTGGCGCGCATTGGTGTGGCCAACCAGACCACGATGCTCGCACGCGAGTCGCTGGCCATTGGTGCGGCGGTAGGCGAGGCCATGGTGCGCGCGTACGGTCCCGCGCATCGCGAGGCCCATTTCCGCACCTTCGATACCATCTGCAGCGCCACGCAGGACCGACAGGATGCCGTCAAGGAGTTGCTGCAGGAGCCGATTGACCTGATGGTGGTGGTGGGCGGTTACAACTCCAGCAACACCATCTCGCTGGCCGCGTTGTGTGCGGAGCAGGTGCCCACGTATCACATTGCCGATCCCGACGACATCGACGTGGGGGGCAATGCGGTGCGCTATCGCCGCATCGACAAGCACCATCACGAAGACACGATGTCGCCGTGGCTGCCCACCAGCGGTCCGCTGCGGGTGGGCATCACGGCCGGTGCCAGCACGCCCAACAACAAGATCGAGCAGGCGGTGGCGCGTGTCTTTCTGCTGCGCGGTGTGAATCCCGCGGCTATCGCCTGA
- a CDS encoding thiolase family protein: protein MTEVVIVSCARTAVARGKADGALATVHPVDVSSAVMRAAMERAGVNPASVEDVQWGCAMPEASQGLNHARLAWLRGGFPVETAAATINRFCSSGLQAVAYAAQAVGAGQGDAVLAGGIEMMSQVPMSGYNARLSPEIVESYIGMGFTAERVAKRWGITREQQDAFALHSQQKAADALARGVFADEIVPIAVPQYRWEGAKKTVSERVFAVDECPRLDTTAEGLAKLRPAFVPTGSVTAGNASPYSDGAAAVLVMSASAAKAQGLVPLARFVSFGVGGVDPDIMGVGPIKAVPKALKRAGITLADLKLIEFNEAFAAQALAVIKELDMPTDIINVNGGAIALGHPLGATGAKLTTQLIHELRRRGGGYGMVTMCIGGGMGAAGIFEVYA, encoded by the coding sequence ATGACTGAAGTCGTGATCGTGAGTTGCGCGCGCACGGCCGTGGCCCGTGGCAAGGCCGATGGCGCGCTGGCCACCGTGCATCCGGTGGATGTATCGTCGGCCGTCATGCGTGCGGCCATGGAACGGGCCGGCGTCAATCCGGCCAGCGTGGAAGACGTGCAGTGGGGCTGCGCCATGCCGGAGGCCTCGCAGGGCCTCAATCATGCGCGACTGGCGTGGTTGCGTGGCGGCTTTCCCGTGGAAACGGCAGCCGCCACCATCAATCGCTTCTGTTCCAGTGGATTGCAGGCGGTGGCCTACGCCGCGCAAGCCGTTGGGGCGGGCCAGGGCGACGCGGTGCTGGCCGGCGGCATCGAGATGATGTCGCAGGTGCCCATGTCGGGCTACAACGCGCGACTCTCACCGGAAATCGTGGAGTCCTACATCGGCATGGGCTTCACGGCCGAACGGGTGGCAAAGCGCTGGGGCATCACGCGTGAACAGCAGGACGCATTTGCGCTGCACAGTCAGCAGAAGGCGGCCGATGCACTGGCACGCGGTGTGTTTGCCGACGAAATCGTGCCCATCGCCGTGCCGCAGTACCGCTGGGAGGGTGCGAAGAAGACCGTGAGCGAGCGCGTGTTTGCCGTGGACGAATGCCCACGTCTCGACACCACGGCCGAGGGCCTCGCCAAGCTGCGACCGGCGTTCGTGCCCACGGGTTCCGTGACGGCCGGCAATGCCAGCCCCTATTCCGACGGCGCGGCCGCCGTGCTGGTCATGTCGGCAAGCGCGGCCAAAGCGCAGGGCCTTGTGCCACTCGCGCGTTTCGTGAGTTTCGGAGTGGGCGGAGTAGACCCGGACATCATGGGCGTAGGACCCATCAAGGCGGTGCCCAAGGCGCTCAAGCGTGCGGGAATCACGCTGGCCGACCTCAAACTCATCGAGTTCAATGAGGCCTTTGCCGCGCAGGCCCTGGCCGTCATCAAGGAACTCGATATGCCCACCGACATCATCAACGTGAACGGTGGGGCCATCGCGCTCGGCCATCCGCTGGGCGCCACCGGCGCCAAACTCACCACGCAGCTCATTCACGAACTGCGCCGACGCGGTGGCGGCTACGGCATGGTCACCATGTGCATCGGCGGCGGCATGGGCGCCGCCGGCATCTTCGAGGTGTACGCCTGA
- a CDS encoding 3-hydroxyacyl-CoA dehydrogenase/enoyl-CoA hydratase family protein encodes MRVTTVGVVGAGAMGSGIAALAASAGCRVVLLDIPGDPDPASPNRSAPARNGLQKTLKAKPAAFMDASAAARVRPGNTEDHLAWLAECDWIVEAIIEQPAPKQALFARIEALMKPTAIISSNTSGIPMAVLLDGRGEKFRRRFLGAHFFNPPRYMHLLELIPTPDTDPAVIGAMRAFAERTLGKGIVIAKDVPGFVANRLGVYGMVATMRRMEQHGLSIDEVDGLTGALIGRARTATFRTGDLTGIDVLQHVTRGIGAATGEDFAMPAWVGDQLVATGKLGDKTGGGFYRKAKDGTFTFDWKTGEYVPQQRLEGGEIGQLIRMPLAQRLKAAVKLPGAHGAFLRDHLADVAHYTLTLAPQLAYDLVAIDRAMEWGYGWEAGPFQIMDALGLDWLRAEFGAEGRDVPALLEHAQGAFYKGDEALTFDGNYESIPAVPGRVSLAAMAQTGRVLEDNGLSRLLDMGDGVACFEFRSKMNSLGQGVLDGLASALRKVEKLGFNGLVIGNEDARAFSVGADLSLVSFAVAAGAWEDIEASIKAFQDATMSIRRAPFPVVVAPAGMTLGGGAEVTLHADAVQAHAETYMGLVEVGVGLLPGGGGTKELLMRFTGELQQYEELDLFAAVKRAFKLIAFATTSTSAHEARSLGYLRQSDRISMNRDHQLADAKQRVLDLAPGYLPPTERTVRALGREGLGNLEYALWAAHEAGQASAHDVRVGRAVAQVLCGGDGAPRDVTETDLLDLEREHFLSLLGTKETQERIAYTLKTGKPLRN; translated from the coding sequence ATGCGTGTGACGACCGTCGGCGTGGTGGGCGCCGGCGCCATGGGAAGTGGCATCGCCGCACTGGCAGCGTCCGCGGGTTGCCGCGTGGTGCTGCTCGACATCCCCGGCGACCCTGATCCAGCCTCGCCCAATCGCAGCGCCCCGGCGCGCAACGGCCTGCAGAAGACCCTCAAGGCCAAGCCCGCGGCGTTCATGGACGCCAGTGCCGCCGCGCGTGTGCGCCCCGGCAACACCGAAGACCATCTCGCCTGGCTGGCCGAGTGCGACTGGATCGTCGAGGCCATCATCGAGCAGCCCGCCCCCAAGCAGGCGCTGTTCGCGCGCATCGAAGCGCTCATGAAGCCGACGGCCATCATCTCGAGCAACACCTCGGGCATCCCCATGGCCGTATTGCTCGACGGACGCGGAGAGAAGTTCCGCCGCCGCTTCCTCGGCGCGCACTTCTTCAATCCGCCGCGCTACATGCACTTGCTCGAGCTCATCCCCACTCCGGACACTGATCCGGCCGTCATCGGGGCCATGCGCGCCTTCGCCGAGCGCACGCTGGGCAAGGGCATCGTCATTGCGAAGGATGTCCCGGGCTTTGTGGCCAATCGACTTGGCGTCTACGGCATGGTGGCCACCATGCGCCGCATGGAGCAGCACGGGCTCAGCATCGACGAAGTGGACGGGCTGACGGGCGCGCTCATTGGACGCGCGCGCACGGCCACCTTTCGCACCGGTGACCTCACCGGTATCGATGTGCTGCAGCATGTCACGCGCGGCATCGGCGCGGCCACCGGCGAAGACTTTGCCATGCCCGCGTGGGTGGGCGACCAACTGGTCGCCACCGGCAAGCTGGGTGACAAGACCGGCGGCGGATTCTATCGCAAGGCGAAAGACGGCACCTTCACTTTCGACTGGAAGACCGGCGAGTACGTGCCGCAGCAGCGGCTCGAAGGCGGCGAGATCGGTCAGCTCATTCGCATGCCCCTCGCGCAGCGGCTGAAGGCGGCGGTCAAGCTGCCTGGGGCACACGGCGCCTTCCTGCGCGATCATCTCGCCGACGTGGCGCACTACACGCTCACACTCGCGCCGCAGTTGGCCTACGATCTCGTCGCCATCGATCGCGCCATGGAGTGGGGGTACGGCTGGGAGGCTGGCCCGTTTCAGATCATGGACGCGCTCGGACTCGACTGGTTGCGCGCCGAGTTCGGTGCGGAAGGACGCGACGTACCGGCCCTGCTCGAGCACGCGCAGGGCGCGTTCTACAAGGGCGACGAAGCGCTCACCTTCGACGGGAATTACGAAAGCATTCCGGCCGTGCCGGGTCGCGTCTCGCTCGCGGCCATGGCGCAGACCGGTCGTGTGCTCGAAGACAACGGCCTGTCGCGCCTGCTGGACATGGGCGACGGCGTGGCCTGCTTCGAGTTCCGCTCCAAGATGAACAGCCTCGGCCAGGGCGTGCTCGACGGCCTGGCCAGTGCGCTGCGCAAGGTGGAGAAGCTGGGCTTCAACGGCCTCGTCATCGGCAACGAAGACGCACGCGCGTTCAGCGTTGGCGCCGATCTGTCGCTCGTGTCATTTGCCGTGGCGGCCGGCGCATGGGAGGACATCGAAGCCTCCATCAAGGCGTTTCAGGATGCCACCATGTCCATTCGGCGCGCGCCGTTCCCGGTGGTTGTCGCCCCGGCCGGCATGACGCTGGGTGGTGGCGCCGAAGTCACGCTGCACGCCGATGCGGTGCAGGCGCATGCCGAGACCTACATGGGCCTCGTGGAAGTGGGTGTGGGCCTCTTGCCTGGAGGTGGCGGCACCAAGGAACTGCTCATGCGCTTCACCGGCGAGCTGCAGCAGTACGAGGAACTCGATCTGTTTGCCGCAGTCAAGCGCGCGTTCAAGCTCATTGCATTTGCCACCACCAGCACCTCGGCGCATGAGGCCCGCAGTCTCGGCTATCTCCGTCAGAGTGATCGCATCAGCATGAACCGCGATCATCAGTTGGCTGATGCCAAGCAACGTGTGCTCGACCTCGCACCCGGCTACCTCCCACCAACCGAGCGAACCGTGCGCGCCCTTGGCCGCGAGGGACTCGGCAATCTCGAGTACGCGCTCTGGGCCGCGCACGAAGCGGGACAGGCCAGTGCGCACGATGTGCGGGTGGGCCGCGCCGTTGCGCAGGTGCTGTGCGGAGGCGATGGTGCTCCGCGCGATGTGACGGAAACCGACCTGCTGGACCTCGAGCGCGAGCACTTCCTGTCCTTGCTGGGCACAAAGGAAACGCAGGAGCGCATCGCCTACACCCTCAAGACCGGCAAGCCGCTGCGCAACTGA
- a CDS encoding lysophospholipid acyltransferase family protein: protein MTSASWELGPAVPQTRRPWLRRLGRWLLQRAGWRFTGQMPNLPRFVVIVAPHTSNWDFPVGLAAKWALGFDAHWWGKDTLFRPPLGWFMRANGGIPVDRHNKHNVVEQTIAAMRASERFALALSPEGTRKRVTEWRSGFWHVAKGANVPICCVAFDWERHEIRLGPVLTADEDDTAAGIARVRAAFGEVRGYDRSQRIALD from the coding sequence GTGACATCCGCGTCCTGGGAACTGGGTCCCGCCGTACCGCAAACGCGTAGGCCGTGGCTGCGTCGACTCGGTCGCTGGCTGCTGCAACGCGCCGGCTGGCGGTTCACCGGCCAGATGCCCAACCTGCCGCGCTTTGTCGTCATCGTGGCGCCACATACCTCCAACTGGGATTTCCCGGTCGGTCTCGCAGCCAAGTGGGCCCTGGGCTTCGATGCGCATTGGTGGGGCAAGGACACGCTGTTTCGCCCTCCACTGGGCTGGTTCATGCGCGCCAATGGCGGCATTCCCGTGGACCGGCACAACAAGCACAACGTGGTCGAACAGACCATCGCCGCCATGCGGGCCAGTGAACGCTTTGCGCTCGCCCTCAGTCCCGAAGGCACGCGCAAACGGGTCACCGAATGGCGGTCCGGCTTCTGGCATGTGGCCAAGGGCGCCAATGTGCCCATCTGCTGTGTGGCCTTCGACTGGGAGCGCCACGAAATCCGGCTGGGTCCCGTCCTCACCGCCGACGAAGACGACACCGCCGCCGGCATCGCCCGGGTGCGCGCGGCCTTTGGCGAGGTCCGTGGCTATGACCGCTCCCAGCGGATTGCCCTCGACTGA
- a CDS encoding RNA polymerase sigma-70 factor, protein MTDADLLARLRSGEHDAFDALFRQWYEPVVRVAHRILRDQGVAEEITQDVFLELWRRKDSLPDGSSVPAYLMQSARNRALNHLRHLKVQQKSQIHMEALHEPSVAADTETRSTELMAAIHDAVAALPPRTREVFTLSRERNLRYVEIADLLGISVKAVEANMSRALRHLRERLARFM, encoded by the coding sequence GTGACCGACGCCGACCTCCTGGCCCGCCTTCGTTCCGGAGAACACGACGCCTTTGACGCGCTCTTCCGTCAATGGTACGAGCCGGTCGTCCGCGTGGCCCATCGCATCCTGCGTGATCAGGGGGTGGCCGAGGAAATCACACAGGATGTCTTCCTGGAGCTGTGGCGCCGGAAGGACAGCCTGCCGGACGGCAGTTCCGTACCGGCCTACCTCATGCAGTCCGCACGCAACCGCGCCCTGAATCATCTGCGACACCTCAAGGTGCAACAGAAGTCGCAAATTCATATGGAAGCGTTGCACGAACCGTCAGTTGCGGCCGATACCGAGACGCGCAGCACCGAGCTCATGGCGGCCATCCATGACGCGGTCGCTGCACTGCCACCGCGCACGCGCGAAGTCTTCACGCTCAGTCGCGAACGCAATCTGCGGTACGTCGAAATCGCCGACTTGCTTGGCATTTCCGTGAAGGCCGTCGAGGCCAACATGAGTCGCGCGCTGCGACATTTGCGCGAGCGCCTCGCCCGCTTCATGTAA